From the genome of Polyangiaceae bacterium, one region includes:
- a CDS encoding AgmX/PglI C-terminal domain-containing protein — protein MRTCATASIVAILGIPLVVTFAACASGSQSEGTTTPDKTATETKKDEPAEVRKDEPKTDMPSQTAAPEAKADAPKRTEPTTTAECAQIPAEAVTDGADAGVVMNNAQTAADAGKSDRFTPVNDIIKSRRKAFRCCFDIWAKTHPGQPGQVKFAFELAPDGSLKSAAAKKEESSPMATEIEPCMVEVIKTITFPKSPSGRDTRFTYPFDFKAR, from the coding sequence ATGCGTACTTGTGCGACGGCATCGATCGTGGCGATCCTCGGCATTCCCCTCGTGGTCACGTTCGCGGCATGTGCGAGCGGTTCTCAGTCCGAAGGGACGACGACCCCGGACAAGACGGCCACCGAGACGAAGAAGGACGAACCGGCGGAGGTTCGTAAAGACGAACCCAAGACGGATATGCCGAGTCAAACGGCGGCGCCCGAAGCCAAAGCAGACGCACCCAAGCGCACGGAGCCGACGACGACGGCCGAATGCGCGCAAATTCCTGCAGAAGCGGTGACGGACGGCGCCGACGCGGGCGTCGTCATGAACAACGCGCAGACCGCCGCCGATGCGGGCAAGAGCGATCGGTTCACGCCCGTCAACGACATCATCAAGTCGAGGCGCAAGGCGTTTCGCTGTTGCTTCGACATCTGGGCCAAGACGCATCCGGGGCAGCCCGGGCAGGTCAAGTTCGCGTTCGAGCTGGCGCCGGACGGAAGCTTGAAATCGGCGGCGGCCAAGAAGGAAGAGAGCTCGCCGATGGCGACCGAAATCGAGCCTTGCATGGTCGAAGTGATCAAGACGATCACGTTCCCCAAGTCCCCGAGTGGTCGAGACACGCGGTTCACCTACCCATTCGATTTCAAAGCGCGCTGA
- a CDS encoding HNH endonuclease, which yields MATFHVSGRRDPLTLPVLALNKHFHPIHITTSRRAILLLFGDAAHALDDAGELHDFSSWRRLPVRESDDALPIVGGSLRVPRVLHLRRYERVRRPTVRLSRKNVMLRDGHQCQYCTKRLPVRDLNIDHVLPRSRGGLDSWENLVTACRPCNLRKGRRTPDEAAMRLLRQPSAPRWNGSMLLLLGRPEPFKEWEPFLKTG from the coding sequence ATCGCGACGTTTCACGTCTCGGGTCGTCGTGACCCATTGACGCTTCCGGTTCTGGCGCTCAACAAGCATTTTCATCCCATTCACATCACGACGTCGCGCCGGGCCATTCTCCTGCTTTTCGGGGATGCCGCGCATGCGCTCGACGACGCGGGCGAACTGCATGATTTCAGCTCGTGGCGCCGTCTTCCCGTGCGCGAGAGCGACGATGCGCTGCCGATCGTGGGTGGAAGTCTACGTGTGCCGCGCGTTCTTCACTTGCGAAGGTACGAGCGCGTTCGGCGGCCGACGGTGCGATTGTCGCGCAAGAACGTCATGTTGCGCGACGGGCATCAGTGTCAGTACTGCACCAAGCGTCTTCCGGTGCGCGATCTCAACATCGATCACGTGCTTCCGCGTTCACGCGGCGGTTTGGACTCGTGGGAAAACCTCGTGACCGCATGCCGGCCCTGCAATTTGCGCAAAGGTCGCCGCACGCCCGACGAGGCAGCCATGCGCTTGTTAAGGCAGCCTTCGGCGCCGCGCTGGAATGGATCGATGCTGCTGCTCCTCGGTCGCCCCGAGCCATTCAAGGAATGGGAACCGTTTTTGAAGACGGGGTGA
- the coaD gene encoding pantetheine-phosphate adenylyltransferase codes for MTGPIAVYAGSFDPPTRGHLDLMERAAKLFEKVVIAIGRHPTRNPLFSFDERLGLLREVTKGIPNLSIDSFEGLLYQYCDRIGATVIVRGLRAATDFEYELQIAHANADMAPHIDTVFLPTRTNYGFVSASLVREIASHGGDVSHYAPPSVCEALKKKFARG; via the coding sequence ATGACTGGACCGATTGCGGTATATGCAGGCAGCTTCGATCCGCCCACGCGAGGTCATTTGGACTTGATGGAGCGGGCGGCGAAATTGTTCGAGAAAGTGGTGATTGCCATTGGTCGGCATCCGACACGCAATCCACTCTTCTCATTCGACGAGCGGCTCGGCCTTTTGCGTGAAGTGACGAAAGGCATTCCGAATTTGTCGATCGATTCGTTCGAGGGACTGCTTTATCAGTATTGCGACCGCATTGGGGCGACGGTCATCGTGCGCGGGTTGCGAGCAGCGACGGACTTCGAATACGAGCTACAAATCGCGCATGCCAATGCCGATATGGCTCCGCACATCGACACGGTGTTTTTGCCGACGCGAACCAATTATGGGTTCGTCTCGGCGTCACTCGTGCGGGAAATTGCCAGCCACGGGGGTGACGTGAGTCATTACGCACCTCCGAGCGTGTGCGAGGCATTGAAGAAAAAGTTCGCGCGAGGATAA
- a CDS encoding peptidyl-prolyl cis-trans isomerase yields the protein MRTHRLQRAVFATAVAIAAGTVCHSVVFADAGAPSDDASVAVKVGARVFTVSDIERRLASVPSFQLRYFGKSREEIRRRFVEETLVKDALYVQGAEAEKLAELPEVSERVRGVLRSALIDKITAEAKEAGPITDEEVKAYYEANRSTYHAPPRVVIWRIVVATREEAQGVIDKVKTDLSPKKWNELAREVSLDKATSMRGGNLGFVEPNGATSDPNLKVDPALVTAVEKVKDGELVSEPIADDGKWAVVWRRQSMKAIDRPLEMEAPQIRLVLMRQRTDKRIADALAELRKKYVTETNPDLLELLAVSGMGEVSPVKRPGTLPSSRRPAAGSPVPKETPGGNR from the coding sequence ATGCGCACCCATCGTCTTCAGCGCGCCGTTTTTGCCACGGCCGTTGCCATCGCCGCGGGCACGGTTTGTCACTCCGTCGTATTCGCCGATGCCGGCGCTCCGAGTGACGATGCATCCGTCGCCGTCAAAGTCGGCGCGCGGGTGTTCACCGTATCGGACATCGAACGACGTCTCGCTTCGGTACCTTCGTTTCAGCTTCGTTACTTCGGCAAGAGTCGCGAGGAGATCCGGCGTCGTTTCGTGGAGGAAACGCTCGTCAAGGATGCGCTGTACGTGCAAGGGGCCGAAGCCGAGAAGCTCGCGGAACTGCCCGAGGTTTCGGAGCGGGTTCGTGGTGTGCTTCGGAGCGCGCTCATCGACAAGATCACGGCCGAGGCGAAGGAAGCCGGCCCGATCACCGATGAAGAGGTGAAGGCGTATTACGAAGCGAATCGCAGCACGTATCACGCGCCGCCGCGCGTGGTGATCTGGCGCATCGTCGTTGCGACACGCGAAGAAGCGCAGGGCGTGATCGACAAGGTCAAAACTGATTTGAGCCCCAAGAAGTGGAACGAGCTTGCGCGCGAGGTATCGCTCGACAAGGCGACGAGCATGCGCGGCGGCAACCTGGGGTTCGTCGAACCGAACGGGGCGACGAGTGATCCGAATTTGAAGGTCGATCCAGCGCTCGTGACGGCCGTCGAGAAGGTGAAGGACGGGGAGCTCGTGTCGGAGCCCATCGCTGATGACGGCAAGTGGGCGGTGGTGTGGCGTCGTCAGAGCATGAAGGCGATCGATCGGCCGCTCGAGATGGAGGCGCCGCAGATTCGCCTCGTGCTGATGCGTCAACGTACGGACAAGCGGATTGCGGACGCGTTGGCGGAGCTTCGCAAAAAGTACGTGACCGAAACGAATCCGGACTTGCTCGAGCTGCTCGCCGTGAGCGGCATGGGTGAGGTTTCACCGGTCAAACGTCCGGGGACGTTGCCGTCGTCGAGGCGTCCTGCAGCGGGTTCACCGGTGCCGAAGGAAACGCCGGGCGGGAATCGGTAA
- the rnc gene encoding ribonuclease III: MQPQHQALVARLGLSGELEHLEEALTHRSFANEQRKEGLRDNQRLEFLGDSVLGLCVTDALMDRYPSANEGELSRMRSVLVNAEALSSWARSVELGAALRMGRGALATGEHERINVLADAAEAVMGAVYLDRGLDEARRLVHAVIDEPLSRLAESMIAHDPKSTLQERIQAAGGASPRYRIVRIEGPPHDREFFVVVETGDEVLAEGRGRSKKLAEVDAARAALLSPWPQQAPVSSEGVDAPKEPETSLGT, encoded by the coding sequence ATGCAGCCTCAGCACCAAGCACTCGTCGCTCGGCTCGGTTTGTCCGGTGAGCTCGAGCATCTCGAAGAAGCACTCACGCATCGGAGCTTCGCGAACGAACAACGCAAGGAAGGGCTTCGGGACAATCAGCGTCTCGAGTTTCTCGGAGACTCGGTGCTGGGCCTGTGCGTGACCGATGCACTGATGGATCGTTATCCGAGCGCGAACGAAGGCGAGCTGTCGCGTATGCGATCGGTGCTCGTGAACGCCGAAGCGCTCTCGTCGTGGGCTCGCTCGGTGGAGCTCGGAGCTGCGCTGCGCATGGGTCGCGGCGCGCTCGCAACGGGTGAACACGAACGCATCAACGTGCTCGCCGATGCGGCAGAAGCCGTGATGGGTGCGGTGTACCTCGATCGCGGTTTGGACGAAGCACGGAGGCTCGTGCACGCCGTCATCGACGAACCGCTCTCACGCCTCGCCGAATCGATGATTGCTCACGATCCGAAGAGCACGCTGCAAGAGCGGATTCAAGCGGCGGGAGGTGCATCGCCGCGCTACCGCATCGTGCGCATCGAAGGACCGCCGCATGATCGAGAATTCTTCGTGGTCGTAGAAACCGGTGACGAAGTTCTTGCGGAAGGTCGCGGTCGATCGAAAAAGCTTGCTGAGGTCGATGCTGCACGTGCTGCGCTGCTTTCGCCCTGGCCCCAGCAGGCTCCGGTATCCTCGGAAGGCGTCGATGCACCCAAGGAACCGGAAACGTCCTTGGGGACCTGA
- a CDS encoding nuclear transport factor 2 family protein has product MHPNEQLIERFYQSFQKRDADGMAACYHQDVLFSDPVFPDLRGDAARGMWRMLCARGKDLELTFNAVRADDSTGSAHWEARYTFSGSGRKVHNTIDAQFEFRDGKIYRHEDQFDFWRWSRMALGPAGLLLGWTPILRNGVRKKAAKGLADFMAKSR; this is encoded by the coding sequence ATGCATCCGAACGAGCAACTGATCGAAAGGTTTTACCAGAGCTTCCAAAAGCGTGATGCCGACGGAATGGCGGCGTGTTATCACCAGGACGTTCTTTTCTCCGACCCGGTTTTTCCTGACCTACGCGGAGACGCAGCGCGAGGCATGTGGCGCATGTTGTGCGCCCGTGGCAAAGACCTCGAGCTGACGTTCAATGCCGTGCGAGCCGATGATTCGACGGGCAGCGCGCATTGGGAGGCGCGGTACACGTTTTCCGGCTCGGGACGCAAAGTGCACAACACCATCGATGCCCAATTCGAATTTCGCGACGGCAAGATTTACCGGCACGAGGATCAATTCGATTTTTGGCGCTGGAGCCGCATGGCGCTCGGGCCGGCGGGACTTCTTTTGGGATGGACGCCAATTCTACGTAATGGCGTGCGCAAAAAGGCCGCCAAGGGCCTCGCGGACTTCATGGCGAAGTCGCGCTGA
- a CDS encoding SDR family oxidoreductase: protein MFKEKCLQGRTAIVTGGGTGLGLSMAKKFADLGANLVLTSRDPSHTEPACEEIRARGADAIAVRCDVRSFPEVEAMVARAEEKFGSVDILVNNAAGNFLCPTEDLSANGFNAVISTVLNGTFHATLAAGRRMIAGGKGGAILNILATYAWTGSGFVIPSASAKAGVMAMTRSIAVEWAKYRIRVNGVAPGPFPTDGAWKALMPEGAHELGKSRIPLGRYGEHEELANLAAYLVSDYAAYITGDVITIDGGAWLAEGGTFNQMAMMDPEQIKPVIAAMRPPKKSTEPGTKG, encoded by the coding sequence ATGTTCAAAGAAAAGTGCTTGCAAGGGCGCACGGCCATCGTGACCGGCGGCGGCACGGGCCTCGGGCTGTCGATGGCCAAAAAGTTCGCCGACCTCGGTGCCAACCTCGTGCTCACCAGCCGAGATCCGTCACACACCGAACCGGCTTGCGAGGAAATTCGTGCACGCGGCGCCGACGCCATCGCCGTGCGCTGCGATGTGCGCAGCTTTCCCGAAGTCGAAGCCATGGTCGCTCGAGCCGAAGAAAAGTTTGGATCCGTAGATATTCTGGTGAACAACGCCGCTGGCAATTTCCTGTGCCCGACGGAAGATTTGTCCGCCAATGGCTTCAATGCCGTCATTTCCACAGTCTTGAACGGCACGTTTCACGCAACGCTCGCAGCCGGACGACGCATGATTGCCGGCGGAAAAGGCGGCGCAATCCTGAACATCTTGGCAACCTACGCTTGGACCGGAAGCGGGTTTGTCATTCCAAGCGCCTCGGCCAAAGCCGGCGTGATGGCCATGACGCGATCGATCGCCGTCGAGTGGGCCAAGTATCGCATCCGGGTCAACGGCGTGGCCCCCGGGCCCTTCCCAACCGACGGCGCCTGGAAAGCGCTCATGCCCGAAGGCGCGCACGAGCTTGGCAAGAGCCGCATTCCGCTCGGCCGCTACGGCGAACACGAAGAGCTCGCGAACCTCGCCGCATATCTCGTCAGCGACTACGCTGCCTACATCACAGGCGACGTGATCACGATCGATGGTGGCGCATGGCTGGCCGAGGGAGGCACGTTCAACCAGATGGCGATGATGGATCCGGAGCAAATCAAGCCGGTCATCGCCGCGATGCGGCCTCCGAAAAAGAGCACGGAACCAGGGACAAAGGGCTGA
- a CDS encoding 3'-5' exonuclease, producing the protein MGQSAVEEPPRGPPWDDPLREAPLVFLDLEMTGLRPAVDRVIEVCAQRVRGDKLEASLTTLVKPEDGAYGNAHVHGIEREALESAPTFADIAKDLLAVIDDGILVAHAAEWDVNFLEAELARAGNALRFPFFLDTLVLSRRAFVLPSHGLEALTASLGIERQRAHRAEDDVLAMREVFQRVVVALTPDTPRDLWHVRIGQRHARPAVVDAARAAVGIGKPVRLRYRPAHRGPEDLLFCVTSVRTDLDPPRVLGYLHPSRSRRELRADRILHIDPAPSSNDEPGK; encoded by the coding sequence ATGGGGCAAAGCGCGGTCGAAGAGCCTCCTCGAGGGCCGCCGTGGGACGATCCACTGCGTGAAGCGCCGCTCGTGTTCCTCGACCTCGAGATGACGGGCCTCAGACCTGCAGTCGATCGCGTCATCGAAGTGTGCGCTCAGCGAGTTCGTGGAGACAAACTCGAAGCGTCCCTCACGACACTCGTGAAGCCCGAAGATGGCGCCTACGGTAACGCGCACGTGCACGGGATCGAACGCGAAGCGCTCGAGTCAGCGCCGACTTTCGCCGACATTGCGAAGGATCTCCTGGCCGTGATCGATGACGGGATCCTCGTGGCGCACGCGGCCGAATGGGACGTGAACTTCCTCGAAGCCGAGCTTGCACGGGCTGGAAACGCGCTGCGTTTTCCGTTTTTCCTCGACACACTCGTGCTCTCGCGCCGCGCGTTCGTGCTTCCGAGTCACGGGCTCGAAGCGCTCACGGCGTCGCTCGGCATCGAGCGGCAGCGGGCGCATCGTGCGGAGGACGACGTGCTCGCGATGCGAGAAGTGTTTCAGCGCGTCGTCGTGGCGCTCACGCCCGATACGCCGCGGGATCTTTGGCATGTGCGCATCGGGCAGCGGCATGCCCGCCCGGCGGTGGTGGATGCTGCGCGTGCCGCCGTTGGGATCGGAAAACCCGTCCGGTTACGATACCGGCCCGCACATCGAGGCCCCGAGGACCTTCTTTTCTGCGTTACGAGCGTACGAACGGACCTCGACCCACCGCGGGTTCTCGGCTATCTGCATCCCTCGCGTAGCCGTAGGGAGCTTCGGGCCGATCGGATCCTTCACATCGACCCTGCTCCCTCGAGCAACGACGAACCCGGAAAGTAG
- a CDS encoding OmpA family protein, with translation MRRTTSWLLLGSALFALAGVSGCGHSEEEWQAKLREIEALNAKIADEQSRSKKARTELDDAKAQIEQLKQQLKAAGVDISKLNANLEEQARALEDYRRRAEQLEAIKKRFEMLREKLQALTKLGLNVTVRNNRMVIQLPGDVLFDKGKETLKKDGEEILLKVAEVVRGDAGLSQRSFQVAGHTDADVLAGGRFKDNWGLSVMRAREVLAFLVQPTPKGGGLDPTRWSAAGYGDTDPVKPNDTDENKQSNRRCELVVLPNVEEMLDLKTLAN, from the coding sequence ATGCGTCGTACGACTTCGTGGCTCCTGCTCGGATCCGCACTTTTCGCCCTCGCTGGCGTCTCCGGCTGCGGGCACTCGGAAGAAGAGTGGCAAGCCAAACTTCGCGAAATCGAAGCTTTGAACGCCAAAATCGCGGACGAACAAAGCCGCAGCAAGAAGGCTCGAACCGAGCTCGATGATGCCAAGGCTCAAATCGAGCAGCTCAAGCAACAGCTCAAAGCAGCCGGCGTCGACATCTCCAAGCTCAACGCGAACCTCGAAGAACAGGCTCGCGCGCTCGAAGATTACCGCCGTCGCGCCGAACAACTCGAAGCCATCAAGAAGCGCTTCGAGATGCTCCGGGAAAAACTCCAAGCCCTCACCAAACTCGGGCTCAACGTCACCGTGCGCAACAACCGCATGGTCATCCAGCTCCCGGGCGACGTGCTCTTCGACAAGGGCAAAGAAACGCTCAAAAAAGACGGCGAAGAGATTTTGCTCAAGGTTGCCGAAGTCGTCCGAGGCGATGCGGGGCTTTCGCAACGGTCGTTCCAGGTCGCTGGACACACCGACGCCGACGTTCTCGCAGGCGGCAGGTTCAAAGACAACTGGGGCCTCTCCGTCATGCGCGCTCGCGAAGTGCTCGCGTTCCTCGTTCAACCAACCCCCAAAGGTGGCGGGCTCGATCCCACGCGCTGGAGCGCTGCGGGCTACGGCGATACCGACCCGGTCAAACCCAACGACACCGACGAAAACAAACAATCCAATCGTCGCTGCGAGCTCGTGGTTCTTCCCAACGTCGAGGAAATGCTCGACCTGAAGACCCTCGCGAACTAA
- a CDS encoding tRNA (cytidine(34)-2'-O)-methyltransferase: protein MERGGFETTSRKGLVLTRELWTCPRIAAYLQDPSGNTIVAKDQRPRLRSSPLERPLHVVLVEPEIPQNTGNIARLTAATKSRLHLVGKLGFRIDEHAVRRAGVDYWHLVDLETHPSFDHFMTTWPDARLHFFSAIATKSYLDADIRPGDALVFGKESVGLDEALLERFPDNVYGIPTLGPVRSLNLANAVSIVLYEALRRNGALANVALG from the coding sequence ATGGAACGAGGCGGCTTCGAAACCACATCTCGCAAAGGGCTCGTTCTCACAAGAGAGCTCTGGACTTGCCCACGCATTGCCGCTTATTTGCAGGACCCTTCCGGGAACACGATCGTGGCCAAAGACCAGCGTCCCCGCCTCCGCTCGAGCCCACTCGAACGCCCCCTGCACGTGGTGCTGGTCGAGCCCGAGATTCCGCAGAACACCGGCAACATCGCGCGGCTGACCGCTGCCACCAAAAGCCGCTTGCATCTCGTCGGAAAACTCGGCTTCCGCATCGACGAGCACGCCGTTCGCCGAGCTGGCGTGGACTACTGGCATCTCGTCGATCTCGAAACGCATCCGAGCTTCGATCACTTCATGACGACGTGGCCCGACGCTCGCCTGCATTTCTTCAGCGCCATCGCGACGAAGAGCTACCTCGATGCGGACATTCGCCCAGGAGATGCGCTCGTGTTCGGCAAGGAAAGCGTGGGCCTCGACGAAGCGCTGCTCGAAAGGTTCCCCGACAACGTGTACGGCATCCCGACGCTCGGTCCGGTGCGTTCGCTGAACCTGGCCAACGCCGTGTCGATCGTGCTGTACGAAGCGCTCAGGCGAAATGGCGCACTTGCAAACGTGGCGCTCGGCTGA
- a CDS encoding CarD family transcriptional regulator, producing the protein MQARSEIQFKVGDKAVYPAQGVAEVVNIEEKDIAGNRQRFYVLRILDTDRKIMVPVSNAGAVGLRQVISEQEIREIFDILRERTIAFDNQTWNRRYRGFMDKIKTGSIYDVAEVLRDLYRLKTDKQLSFGERRMLDTARGLIVKEIAIARGQTEDQVRTEIEAIFLAN; encoded by the coding sequence ATGCAGGCTCGTTCGGAGATCCAGTTCAAGGTAGGCGACAAGGCGGTTTATCCGGCCCAAGGCGTTGCCGAGGTCGTCAACATCGAAGAGAAAGACATCGCCGGAAACCGCCAGCGCTTCTACGTTCTCCGCATTCTCGACACCGACCGCAAGATCATGGTGCCTGTCAGCAACGCTGGCGCCGTTGGTTTGCGGCAAGTCATCTCGGAACAGGAAATCCGAGAAATCTTCGACATTCTTCGCGAACGAACCATCGCCTTCGACAATCAAACGTGGAATCGCCGCTACCGCGGCTTCATGGACAAGATCAAGACCGGCTCGATCTACGACGTCGCCGAAGTCCTTCGCGATTTGTATCGCTTGAAGACCGACAAGCAACTTTCGTTCGGTGAACGCCGCATGCTCGATACCGCGCGTGGCCTCATCGTCAAGGAAATCGCCATCGCGCGTGGCCAAACTGAAGATCAGGTAAGGACGGAGATCGAGGCAATCTTCCTCGCGAACTGA
- a CDS encoding prephenate dehydrogenase/arogenate dehydrogenase family protein, which produces MGANVPCKRAAAETNATIAILGYGRFGRALASLFVDAGADVRAYDARASIPVALVASSPEYLVRGASHVILAVPIDAMRTALEEIAPFLDSSQIVLDVGSVKVGPVEVLAEVLGNRVPWVGTHPLFGPTSLALAERPLRVVVCPNSMHPDAAVRARALYEAIGCEILEETAELHDRRMAETHALAFFVAKGVLEANMGLDVPNAPPSFQAITRTVDVVRSDAGHLFAAIQRENPYAAAVRKKFIEALIAIDARLAEEAQTNASSGAVASDLAIGNAPAVAPDLRETRDLIDDLDRELMTLLGRRMELARRARRAKARLGLGIVDSVREAELLVNRRAWAIAEGLDPEGVGDIFEAILRISRRTQLRET; this is translated from the coding sequence ATGGGTGCCAATGTTCCGTGCAAACGCGCGGCGGCTGAAACCAATGCGACCATTGCGATCCTTGGTTACGGTCGGTTCGGTCGAGCTTTGGCCAGCCTTTTCGTCGACGCGGGCGCAGATGTGCGAGCCTACGATGCGAGGGCGAGCATTCCAGTCGCTTTGGTCGCGTCTTCACCCGAATACCTAGTACGCGGAGCAAGCCACGTCATCCTTGCCGTGCCCATTGACGCAATGCGCACGGCACTCGAAGAAATCGCGCCATTTCTCGATTCTTCGCAAATCGTCCTGGACGTGGGTAGCGTCAAGGTGGGCCCGGTCGAGGTGCTCGCGGAAGTGCTCGGAAATCGGGTGCCTTGGGTCGGTACGCATCCGCTATTTGGGCCAACGAGTCTGGCGCTTGCCGAGCGACCTTTGCGTGTCGTGGTTTGTCCGAATTCCATGCATCCCGATGCCGCCGTTCGCGCTCGAGCACTGTATGAAGCGATCGGGTGTGAGATTCTCGAAGAAACCGCCGAATTGCACGATCGTAGAATGGCCGAAACCCACGCGCTCGCCTTTTTTGTCGCAAAAGGCGTGCTCGAGGCGAACATGGGGCTCGACGTCCCCAATGCACCGCCTTCATTTCAAGCGATTACGCGTACGGTGGATGTCGTTCGGTCGGACGCGGGGCATTTGTTTGCTGCAATTCAACGCGAAAATCCGTATGCCGCGGCGGTTCGGAAAAAGTTCATCGAAGCGCTCATTGCAATCGATGCACGCCTTGCGGAGGAGGCGCAGACAAATGCTTCGAGCGGAGCTGTCGCAAGCGATCTCGCGATCGGCAATGCTCCCGCGGTGGCGCCGGATCTTCGGGAAACACGCGATCTCATTGACGATTTGGACCGTGAGCTGATGACGCTCCTCGGGCGCCGTATGGAACTTGCTCGGCGAGCGAGGCGTGCGAAGGCGCGGCTTGGGCTGGGAATCGTCGACAGCGTGCGTGAAGCGGAGCTTTTGGTCAACCGGCGCGCATGGGCGATTGCCGAGGGACTCGATCCCGAGGGAGTGGGGGATATTTTCGAAGCGATATTGCGTATATCGAGGCGAACGCAATTGCGCGAAACGTGA
- a CDS encoding 4a-hydroxytetrahydrobiopterin dehydratase, translating into MSSREKLSDENIDDFVATHPGWTRKGNALCRSFQFPDYSSALAFVVRVSLAAEKRDHHPDVLLGWGRAEVSWSTHDAGGITAFDTSMAEATDKLYGSQRA; encoded by the coding sequence ATGTCGAGCCGCGAAAAGCTCTCTGACGAAAATATCGACGACTTCGTCGCGACGCACCCAGGGTGGACTCGTAAAGGAAACGCGCTCTGCCGTTCGTTCCAGTTCCCCGATTACTCCAGTGCTCTCGCGTTCGTCGTGCGCGTGTCGCTCGCCGCCGAAAAGCGCGATCATCATCCCGACGTGCTGCTTGGATGGGGACGCGCGGAGGTCTCGTGGTCGACGCACGACGCTGGCGGCATCACGGCATTCGATACATCGATGGCCGAAGCCACGGACAAACTCTACGGATCTCAACGAGCGTAA
- a CDS encoding Ppx/GppA family phosphatase — MRVAAIDIGTNSVLLLVAERRGDAIVPIVERATITRLGQGVDKARALAPEAIRRTLDCLARYADEIRACGAERVAACGTSAMRDAAGGESFRAEAKSLLGVEPRVISGREEAELTFDGAMTGLGLTGAVTVVDVGGGSTEIVTGDVTAGPDRAVSLDVGSVRLTERHVRTDPPSSNEVVAIRKDVRDALDGSGIVPTPTIVGVAGTVTTLAAYALSVVPYDSDRVHGARLSGDTVDAAVLRLAAMPLSARRSLGSVQPERADVIVAGGLIVSEVLIWARDRLRQRNDATDVEFVASDRGVRWGLAKRLLDGAMP, encoded by the coding sequence ATGCGAGTTGCTGCCATCGACATCGGGACAAACTCCGTCCTGCTCCTCGTCGCCGAACGTCGAGGTGACGCCATCGTCCCGATCGTCGAGCGCGCGACCATCACGCGGCTTGGTCAAGGCGTCGACAAGGCGCGCGCTCTCGCCCCGGAAGCCATACGTCGCACGCTCGATTGCCTTGCTCGTTACGCCGACGAAATTCGCGCTTGCGGTGCCGAGCGCGTCGCTGCGTGTGGCACGAGCGCCATGCGTGATGCAGCCGGCGGTGAATCGTTTCGAGCCGAAGCAAAGTCACTGCTCGGCGTCGAACCTCGCGTCATCTCGGGACGTGAAGAGGCCGAGCTGACGTTCGACGGCGCCATGACGGGCCTTGGACTCACCGGCGCCGTCACGGTGGTCGACGTTGGCGGAGGCAGCACCGAGATCGTTACAGGTGACGTAACGGCAGGGCCTGACCGAGCCGTGAGTTTGGACGTTGGCAGTGTTCGCCTCACAGAGAGGCACGTTCGTACCGATCCTCCGAGCTCGAACGAAGTCGTTGCGATTCGTAAGGACGTTCGTGATGCGCTCGATGGCTCGGGCATCGTTCCAACGCCGACCATCGTTGGGGTCGCCGGGACGGTCACGACCCTTGCCGCGTACGCTTTGTCGGTCGTTCCGTACGACTCCGACCGAGTGCACGGAGCTCGTTTGTCCGGTGATACCGTGGACGCTGCGGTTCTGAGGCTTGCTGCGATGCCGCTTTCCGCGCGACGCAGCCTCGGTTCGGTTCAGCCCGAGCGAGCGGATGTGATCGTGGCGGGCGGGCTCATCGTGTCGGAAGTGCTCATCTGGGCGCGTGACCGGCTCCGTCAACGAAATGACGCAACCGATGTGGAGTTTGTCGCATCGGATCGTGGCGTACGTTGGGGTTTGGCAAAACGGCTGCTCGACGGGGCTATGCCCTGA